In Bacteroidota bacterium, one DNA window encodes the following:
- a CDS encoding T9SS type A sorting domain-containing protein, producing MKHFCSIIFKLLLFVNNYNAQEIINSGSSNFTTHNIAHTFSVGELALIDTYNQNSIIITQGFLQPTALPNNINKVQELFANNKILIYPNPCMCNGEIHLYSSTKTVSNINIKVINQIGQQVFTKNNLLVSTHDESISLPKDLGKGIFYISYYTKHDTLLYSDKLIIE from the coding sequence ATGAAACATTTTTGCTCTATTATATTCAAACTTCTACTTTTTGTTAACAATTACAATGCTCAAGAGATTATTAACTCAGGTAGCTCAAATTTTACTACACACAACATTGCACACACCTTCTCGGTAGGAGAGTTGGCTCTAATTGACACCTATAATCAAAACAGCATCATTATTACACAAGGTTTTTTACAACCAACTGCACTCCCTAATAATATAAATAAAGTACAAGAGCTTTTTGCTAATAATAAAATACTTATTTATCCTAATCCTTGTATGTGTAATGGCGAAATACATCTTTACTCTAGTACCAAAACAGTAAGCAATATAAATATTAAAGTAATTAATCAAATTGGGCAACAAGTATTCACAAAAAACAACTTACTTGTAAGCACTCACGATGAGAGCATTTCTCTTCCAAAAGATTTAGGTAAAGGAATATTCTATATTTCATATTACACAAAACACGATACATTACTGTACTCAGACAAACTTATTATTGAATAA